The proteins below are encoded in one region of Caldisericia bacterium:
- a CDS encoding DUF58 domain-containing protein — MFKNFKKEIILFIILFIGILLNSKFLISISIFFVLYILFYKNFLRNEIKNFNYSIKISPSFILEGEFLEISYFLKFFKTNLINFELIPSLPTYFIPIENKNLYLEIYKNNEFIHKFRVRAKKRGKYFLGSFKVRVYDILGLVNIEQFFDLKIEVVVYPKMIDIKKSIIKMREPSFGIKVKEKIFEDFTSIQGHRKYTGNEELKKINWKLSAHTGELLVKEFPSTAITSVTLIIDTFGSNNPRNQEIYEEHVTTISSSFIYFFERSKFYYGLWIPEYLRIEEKNGKDHLIKVLSVISDLKNTKEIDFSSFIIENSRKIKELRNVLIIKRTINIPELYNLIKTKSMFSNFTIFLLPDFGFLYPWEKPHPYNIQETEEIEYVRKIKDSLKRDGINIIIIRGNESIKDLVFV, encoded by the coding sequence TCTTCTATAAAAATTTTTTAAGAAATGAAATTAAAAATTTTAACTATTCAATAAAAATTTCTCCAAGCTTCATTCTTGAAGGTGAATTTTTAGAAATCTCTTACTTTTTAAAATTCTTTAAAACAAATTTAATTAATTTTGAGTTAATTCCTTCTCTTCCAACATATTTTATACCAATTGAAAATAAAAATTTATATCTCGAAATTTATAAAAATAATGAATTTATACATAAATTTAGAGTTAGAGCTAAAAAAAGGGGTAAATATTTTCTTGGAAGTTTTAAAGTAAGAGTTTATGATATTTTAGGTCTTGTCAACATAGAACAATTTTTTGATCTTAAAATTGAAGTAGTTGTTTATCCAAAAATGATTGATATTAAAAAATCTATTATTAAAATGAGAGAACCATCTTTCGGAATAAAAGTAAAAGAGAAAATTTTTGAAGATTTTACATCTATTCAAGGTCATAGAAAATATACTGGTAATGAAGAGCTTAAAAAGATAAATTGGAAACTTTCTGCTCATACTGGTGAACTTTTGGTAAAAGAATTTCCATCAACAGCAATAACTTCTGTTACACTTATTATTGATACATTTGGTTCAAATAATCCAAGAAATCAAGAAATATATGAAGAACATGTGACAACTATATCTTCATCTTTTATATATTTTTTTGAAAGATCTAAATTTTATTATGGTTTATGGATTCCAGAATATTTGAGAATTGAAGAAAAAAATGGAAAAGACCATCTTATAAAAGTTCTTTCAGTAATTTCAGATTTAAAAAATACAAAAGAAATTGATTTTTCATCTTTTATAATTGAAAATTCAAGAAAGATAAAAGAGTTAAGAAATGTATTAATAATCAAAAGAACTATAAATATTCCTGAACTTTATAATCTTATAAAAACAAAAAGCATGTTTTCAAATTTTACAATTTTTCTTCTTCCAGATTTTGGATTCTTATACCCTTGGGAAAAACCTCATCCATATAATATACAAGAAACAGAAGAAATAGAGTATGTAAGAAAAATAAAAGATTCTTTAAAAAGAGATGGAATTAATATTATAATTATAAGAGGAAATGAAAGCATCAAAGATCTTGTTTTTGTATAA